The proteins below come from a single Vidua chalybeata isolate OUT-0048 chromosome 1, bVidCha1 merged haplotype, whole genome shotgun sequence genomic window:
- the LOC128786802 gene encoding LOW QUALITY PROTEIN: serine/threonine-protein kinase SBK2-like (The sequence of the model RefSeq protein was modified relative to this genomic sequence to represent the inferred CDS: deleted 1 base in 1 codon), which yields MGTGRSVTLSPVAPGSPSGCWRRLSPAAVARGARQSRLAGCPALLEKAVVFLQHSTMAESSALTAAVPEREAPTKLEELLEITAQSLVRAEVAEHYEVVRELGRGKYGHVMLVTHRQRGTPMALKLLPKASTKLHTFLYEYCVALSLATHPAIVGMFGIAIESSQYYGFLYEPALHKDLISIIKPRDGIPEPAAKQCAKQLVSALEFIHSRGLVYRDIKPENVLLFDPDCRLIKLTDFGLTRPKGTKLKLVAGVIPYTAPELSNTADAQGVPIDASMDAWAFGVLLFCLLTGYFPWEQSLPEDPFFEDFMQWQETGLEKDVPRHWKRLTAEAAGMLRSLLALDPAKRGPVSGVLRYVHCPWRLEGGRSEEAAVKS from the exons ATGGGGACGGGGCGGAGCGTCACGCTTAGCCCCGTAGCTCCTGGCAGC CCCTCCGGCTGCTGGCGCAGGCTGAGCCCGGCGGCTGTGGCGAGGGGAGCGAGGCAGTCGCGGCTGGCTGGCTGTCCTGCGCTGCTGGAGAA GGCTGTGGTGTTTCTGCAGCACTCAACGATGGCCGAGAGCTCAGCTCtgactgcagcagtgccagagagAGAAGCACCAACCAAGCTAGAGGAGCTCCTGGAGATCACCGCTCAGAGCCTGGTGCGCGCCGAGGTGGCTGAGCACTATGAGGTTGTTcgggagctgggcaggggcaaGTATGGCCATGTGATGCTAGTGACCCACAGGCAGAGAG GGACTCCTATGGCTCTCAAGCTGCTACCCAAAGCCAGTACCAAGCTGCACACCTTCCTGTATGAGTATTGTGTAGCACTGTCCCTCGCCACCCACCCTGCCATCGTCGGCATGTTCGGAATTGCCATTGAGTCCAGCCAGTACTATGGCTTCCTCTATGAACCAGCGCTGCACAAAGACCTCATCTCTATCATCAAACCCCGC GATGGGATCCCTGAGCCCGCCGCAAAGCAGTGTGCCAAGCAGCTCGTGAGCGCGCTGGAGTTCATCCACAGCCGGGGGCTGGTGTACCGTGACATCAAGCCCGAGAATGTGCTGCTTTTTGATCCCGACTGCCGGCTCATCAAACTCACTGACTTCGGCCTCACGAGGCCCAAGGGTACCAAGCTCAAGCTGGTGGCCGGGGTAATCCCCTACACTGCCCCCGAGCTGAGCAACACTGCTGATGCCCAGGGGGTGCCCATCGACGCCAGTATGGATGCCTGGGCCTTCGGGgtgctgcttttctgcctgcTGACCGGCTActtcccctgggagcagagcctgccagAGGACCCTTTCTTTGAGGACTTCATGCAGTGGCAGGAGACAGGCCTAGAAAAGGACGTGCCCCGGCACTGGAAGCGCCTGACAGCCGAGGCTGCCGGGATGCTGCGGAGCCTGCTGGCTCTAGATCCCGCCAAGCGTGGCCCCGTCAGCGGGGTGCTGCGCTACGTCCACTGCCCTTGGCGGCTGGAGGGTGGGCGCAGTGAGGAGGCTGCCGTGAAGTCCTAG